One genomic segment of Sulfitobacter noctilucicola includes these proteins:
- the rpsG gene encoding 30S ribosomal protein S7, producing MSRRHAAEKREVLPDAKYGDLVLTKFMNNLMIDGKKSVAERIVYNAMTRVEDKIKRAPIEVFHEALENIQPSVEVRSRRVGGATYQVPVEVRPERRQALAIRWLIKAARSRNENTMEERLAGELMDAVQSRGTAVKKREDTHKMADANKAFSHYRW from the coding sequence ATGTCACGCCGCCACGCCGCTGAAAAACGCGAAGTACTGCCAGACGCCAAGTATGGTGATCTGGTTCTGACCAAGTTCATGAACAACCTGATGATCGACGGCAAAAAATCTGTCGCCGAGCGTATCGTTTACAACGCGATGACCCGCGTTGAAGACAAGATCAAGCGCGCCCCTATCGAAGTGTTCCACGAAGCGCTTGAGAACATCCAGCCATCCGTCGAAGTGCGTTCGCGCCGCGTCGGTGGTGCCACATATCAGGTGCCTGTTGAAGTGCGCCCCGAGCGTCGTCAGGCGCTGGCGATCCGCTGGTTGATCAAAGCGGCACGTTCGCGCAACGAAAACACCATGGAAGAGCGCCTTGCAGGCGAGCTGATGGATGCGGTCCAGTCCCGCGGCACAGCCGTTAAAAAGCGCGAAGACACGCACAAGATGGCCGATGCGAATAAAGCATTCAGCCACTACCGCTGGTAA
- a CDS encoding glycosyltransferase: protein MNNTLACGQIMKARQAVTPKAQIKGLMRFSYLSENGFAKSKDDLHEMRQMLYDEARLERRFRLFERLAFHTMALQDDTDFSCAVLIGECFPDKWRVRLENIVHDFKPMQIVALPPMVHIQAVKAAYHALPDDPSATHIATFRQDDDDAMHRETTARIRAVGDAMLQVRQDDKPFIIAFNRGLYFDPSAQEPLSEWYERAPLGIGLAMVTPKGDHATVFRRNHRNLVEYYDCYTEIAKPMWIRSVHEDNDSTATPQGRAGTLRQRGIKRNLWDGFGMTPEMLEGL from the coding sequence ATGAACAATACCCTAGCGTGCGGACAAATTATGAAGGCGCGGCAGGCAGTGACACCCAAGGCACAGATCAAAGGATTGATGCGGTTTTCGTACCTGTCGGAAAACGGCTTTGCGAAGTCGAAGGACGACCTCCATGAAATGCGTCAGATGCTGTACGATGAAGCGCGACTGGAGCGCCGGTTCAGATTGTTCGAACGGTTGGCATTCCACACCATGGCTTTGCAAGACGATACCGATTTTTCCTGCGCAGTGCTGATCGGCGAATGCTTCCCGGACAAATGGCGCGTGCGGCTTGAAAATATTGTTCATGATTTCAAACCTATGCAGATCGTTGCACTGCCACCGATGGTCCATATTCAGGCGGTCAAGGCGGCCTATCATGCGCTCCCTGATGACCCGTCAGCGACCCATATCGCCACCTTCCGGCAAGACGACGATGACGCCATGCACCGCGAGACGACAGCGCGGATCAGAGCCGTGGGTGACGCAATGTTGCAAGTGCGGCAGGATGATAAGCCGTTTATTATCGCCTTTAACCGTGGGCTTTATTTCGACCCTTCCGCGCAAGAGCCGCTGAGCGAATGGTATGAGCGCGCGCCGCTCGGGATTGGTCTGGCCATGGTGACACCCAAAGGTGACCACGCCACGGTCTTCCGGCGGAACCACCGCAATCTGGTCGAATACTATGATTGCTATACCGAAATCGCCAAGCCGATGTGGATCAGGTCCGTGCACGAGGACAACGATTCAACGGCGACACCGCAGGGCAGGGCGGGCACGCTTAGGCAGAGGGGCATCAAGCGTAATTTGTGGGATGGTTTCGGGATGACGCCGGAAATGCTGGAAGGGCTATAG
- the rpoC gene encoding DNA-directed RNA polymerase subunit beta', producing the protein MNQELTNNPFNPVAPMKTFDEIKVSLASPERILSWSFGEIKKPETINYRTFKPERDGLFCARIFGPIKDYECLCGKYKRMKYRGVVCEKCGVEVTLQKVRRERMGHIELASPVAHIWFLKSLPSRIGLMLDMTLRDLERVLYFENYVVIEPGLTDLTYGQMMTEEEYMDAQDAYGMDAFTANIGAEAIREMLAAIDLEAEADQLREELKEATGELKPKKIIKRLKVVESFLESGNRPEWMVLTVIPVIPPELRPLVPLDGGRFATSDLNDLYRRVINRNNRLKRLIELRAPDIIVRNEKRMLQESVDALFDNGRRGRVITGANKRPLKSLSDMLKGKQGRFRQNLLGKRVDFSGRSVIVTGPELKLHQCGLPKKMALELFKPFIYSRLEAKGLSSTVKQAKKLVEKERPEVWDILDEVIREHPVMLNRAPTLHRLGIQAFEPVLIEGKAIQLHPLVCSAFNADFDGDQMAVHVPLSLEAQLEARVLMMSTNNVLSPANGAPIIVPSQDMILGLYYTTLEREGMKGEGKVFGTVDEVQHALDAGEVHLHTKIKARIKQIDNEGNEVLVRFDTTPGRVRLGAMLPLNAKAPFDLVNRLLRKKEVQQVIDTVYRYCGQKESVIFCDQIMTMGFREAFKAGISFGKDDMLIPDSKWPLVEETREQVKDFEQQYMDGLITQGEKYNKVVDAWSKCNDKVTDAMMGSISAERRDENGAEMEPNSVYMMAHSGARGSVTQMKQLGGMRGLMAKPNGDIIETPIISNFKEGLTVLEYFNSTHGARKGLSDTALKTANSGYLTRRLVDVAQDCIVRMHDCGTDMAITAEAAVNDGEVVSSLAERLLGRVIADDITVPGTDEVIATAGTIIDERLADLIDEAAVQSTRIRSPLTCEAEEGVCAMCYGRDLARGTLVNQGEAVGIIAAQSIGEPGTQLTMRTFHIGGVAQGGQQSFLEASQEGKIVFENAMTLENADGGIMVMGRNMKMLIVGEDGAERANHKIGYGTTLFVKDGDTVARGDKLFEWDPYTLPIIAEKSGMTKFVDLVSGIAVKDETDDATGMTQKIVIDWRAAPKGNELKPEIILVGEDGEPLRNDAGNPVTYPMSVDAILSVEDQTEIKAGDIIARIPREGAKTKDITGGLPRVAELFEARRPKDHAIIAEIDGYVRFGKDYKNKRRIAIESSDDPDHKVEYMVPKGKHIPVAEGDFVQKGDYIMDGNPAPHDILAIMGVEALADYMIDEVQDVYRLQGVKINDKHIEVIVRQMLQKWEIQESGDTTLLKGEHVDKQEFDLANEKAASKGGRLAKGEPILLGITKASLQTRSFISAASFQETTRVLTEASVQGKRDKLVGLKENVIVGRLIPAGTGGATMQMRKVASDRDNVVIEARREEAEAAAALAAPVPTDDVVGGDVFTTPSFDEESRD; encoded by the coding sequence ATGAACCAGGAACTGACAAACAACCCGTTCAACCCCGTCGCTCCGATGAAGACGTTCGACGAGATCAAGGTTTCCCTTGCCTCGCCAGAGCGTATCCTGTCGTGGTCGTTCGGTGAGATCAAGAAGCCAGAAACCATCAACTACCGGACGTTCAAGCCCGAGCGTGACGGCCTGTTCTGCGCGCGTATCTTTGGCCCGATCAAAGACTATGAATGTCTGTGCGGCAAATATAAGCGCATGAAATATCGCGGCGTTGTCTGCGAAAAATGTGGTGTCGAAGTCACGCTGCAAAAGGTTCGCCGCGAGCGTATGGGCCACATCGAGCTGGCCTCGCCTGTGGCACACATCTGGTTTCTGAAATCACTGCCGTCCCGGATCGGTCTCATGCTCGACATGACACTGCGCGATCTGGAGCGGGTACTGTATTTCGAGAACTACGTGGTGATCGAACCCGGTCTGACGGACCTCACCTACGGTCAGATGATGACCGAGGAAGAGTATATGGACGCGCAGGATGCTTACGGCATGGACGCGTTCACCGCCAACATCGGTGCTGAAGCGATCCGCGAAATGCTTGCCGCGATCGACCTTGAAGCAGAGGCCGACCAACTGCGCGAAGAGCTGAAAGAAGCCACAGGCGAATTGAAGCCCAAGAAGATCATCAAGCGCCTGAAGGTGGTTGAAAGCTTCCTTGAATCCGGCAACCGCCCCGAGTGGATGGTTCTGACAGTGATCCCCGTGATCCCGCCAGAACTGCGCCCATTGGTGCCACTGGATGGCGGTCGCTTTGCGACGTCTGACCTGAACGATCTGTATCGCCGGGTGATCAACCGTAACAACCGTCTGAAGCGTCTGATCGAACTGCGTGCGCCCGATATCATCGTGCGTAACGAAAAGCGGATGTTGCAGGAATCTGTGGATGCGCTGTTCGACAATGGCCGTCGTGGCCGTGTGATTACGGGTGCCAACAAGCGTCCGCTGAAATCACTGTCCGACATGCTGAAGGGTAAGCAGGGTCGCTTCCGTCAAAACCTTTTGGGTAAGCGCGTCGACTTCTCTGGCCGTTCGGTCATTGTGACGGGTCCAGAACTCAAGCTGCATCAATGTGGTTTGCCGAAAAAGATGGCGCTCGAGCTGTTCAAGCCGTTCATCTACAGCCGGCTTGAAGCCAAAGGCCTGTCTTCCACAGTGAAGCAAGCCAAGAAGCTTGTCGAAAAAGAACGTCCCGAGGTTTGGGACATCCTCGATGAAGTTATCCGCGAGCATCCTGTCATGCTGAACCGTGCGCCGACGCTGCACCGTCTCGGCATTCAGGCGTTTGAGCCGGTTCTGATCGAAGGTAAAGCGATCCAGCTGCACCCGCTGGTTTGTTCCGCCTTTAACGCGGACTTTGACGGTGACCAGATGGCGGTTCACGTGCCGCTGTCGCTTGAAGCACAGCTTGAAGCGCGCGTTCTGATGATGTCCACGAACAACGTTCTGTCGCCTGCAAACGGCGCACCGATCATTGTTCCTTCACAGGATATGATTTTGGGCCTGTATTACACCACGCTTGAGCGTGAAGGTATGAAGGGCGAAGGCAAAGTATTCGGCACCGTCGACGAAGTGCAGCACGCACTCGACGCCGGTGAGGTACACCTGCACACCAAAATCAAGGCGCGGATCAAGCAGATCGACAACGAAGGCAACGAAGTGCTGGTGCGCTTTGACACCACGCCCGGCCGTGTCCGTCTGGGTGCGATGCTGCCGCTGAATGCAAAAGCACCATTCGATCTGGTCAACCGCTTGCTGCGTAAGAAAGAAGTGCAGCAGGTAATCGATACGGTCTACCGCTACTGTGGTCAGAAAGAATCCGTTATCTTCTGTGACCAGATCATGACCATGGGTTTCCGCGAAGCGTTCAAGGCCGGTATTTCGTTTGGTAAAGACGACATGCTGATCCCTGATAGCAAGTGGCCACTTGTCGAAGAGACGCGCGAGCAGGTTAAGGACTTTGAACAACAGTACATGGACGGCCTGATAACTCAGGGCGAAAAGTACAACAAAGTTGTTGATGCCTGGTCGAAGTGTAACGACAAAGTCACCGATGCGATGATGGGCTCGATCTCTGCTGAGCGTCGCGATGAGAATGGTGCCGAAATGGAACCGAACTCGGTTTACATGATGGCCCACTCCGGTGCGCGTGGCTCGGTCACGCAGATGAAACAGCTGGGCGGGATGCGCGGTCTGATGGCCAAGCCGAACGGCGACATCATCGAGACACCGATTATCTCGAACTTTAAGGAAGGTTTGACCGTTCTTGAGTACTTTAACTCCACCCACGGTGCCCGTAAGGGTCTGTCGGATACGGCTTTGAAGACTGCGAACTCCGGTTATCTGACACGTCGTCTAGTAGACGTGGCGCAGGATTGCATCGTTCGTATGCATGACTGTGGCACTGACATGGCGATCACCGCAGAAGCAGCGGTGAACGATGGTGAGGTTGTTTCCTCACTGGCGGAGCGTCTGCTGGGTCGTGTTATCGCGGACGACATCACCGTGCCGGGCACGGATGAAGTCATCGCGACAGCAGGTACGATCATTGACGAACGTCTGGCTGATCTCATCGACGAGGCGGCGGTGCAGTCCACACGCATCCGTTCTCCTTTGACATGTGAGGCCGAAGAAGGCGTCTGCGCGATGTGCTACGGTCGTGACCTTGCACGTGGTACGCTGGTAAACCAAGGCGAAGCGGTGGGTATCATCGCGGCGCAGTCCATTGGTGAGCCGGGCACACAGTTGACGATGCGGACATTCCACATCGGCGGCGTTGCCCAAGGTGGCCAGCAATCCTTCCTCGAAGCGTCGCAGGAAGGCAAAATCGTGTTTGAAAACGCCATGACCCTTGAAAACGCCGATGGCGGGATCATGGTGATGGGCCGGAACATGAAGATGCTTATCGTTGGTGAAGACGGTGCAGAGCGGGCCAACCACAAGATCGGTTATGGTACCACGCTGTTCGTCAAGGACGGTGATACCGTTGCGCGCGGCGACAAGCTGTTCGAATGGGATCCCTATACGCTGCCGATCATCGCCGAGAAGTCCGGTATGACCAAGTTCGTGGACCTTGTGTCCGGGATCGCGGTTAAGGACGAGACCGATGATGCGACAGGTATGACCCAGAAGATCGTGATCGACTGGCGTGCGGCACCTAAAGGTAATGAGTTGAAGCCGGAAATTATTCTGGTAGGCGAAGATGGCGAGCCGCTGCGCAACGACGCGGGCAACCCTGTAACCTATCCGATGTCGGTGGATGCCATTCTTTCGGTCGAAGATCAGACGGAAATCAAAGCTGGTGACATCATCGCGCGTATCCCGCGTGAAGGTGCCAAGACCAAGGACATTACCGGTGGTCTGCCACGGGTTGCGGAACTCTTTGAGGCACGTCGCCCCAAAGACCACGCGATCATTGCAGAGATCGACGGCTATGTCCGCTTTGGCAAGGACTACAAAAACAAGCGCCGCATCGCGATTGAGTCCTCGGATGATCCGGATCACAAGGTCGAGTACATGGTGCCCAAGGGCAAGCACATTCCGGTTGCGGAAGGTGATTTTGTCCAGAAGGGTGACTACATCATGGACGGCAACCCGGCGCCGCATGACATTCTTGCGATTATGGGTGTCGAGGCCTTGGCTGACTACATGATCGACGAAGTGCAGGACGTTTACCGTTTGCAGGGTGTTAAGATCAACGACAAGCATATCGAAGTAATCGTGCGTCAGATGTTGCAGAAGTGGGAAATCCAGGAATCCGGTGACACCACGCTTCTGAAAGGCGAACACGTCGATAAGCAAGAGTTCGATCTGGCCAACGAGAAGGCAGCGTCGAAAGGTGGCCGTTTGGCCAAGGGCGAGCCGATCCTGTTGGGCATCACCAAAGCGTCCTTGCAGACTCGTTCGTTCATCTCTGCTGCGTCGTTCCAGGAAACGACACGTGTTCTGACAGAGGCGTCCGTACAAGGTAAGCGCGACAAACTGGTCGGTCTGAAAGAGAACGTGATCGTGGGTCGTTTGATCCCTGCGGGCACCGGTGGTGCGACAATGCAAATGCGCAAAGTTGCATCGGACCGTGACAACGTGGTCATCGAAGCGCGCCGCGAAGAAGCGGAAGCGGCGGCGGCTCTGGCGGCACCTGTGCCAACGGATGACGTCGTTGGCGGTGATGTTTTCACGACACCCTCCTTCGATGAGGAAAGCCGGGATTAA
- a CDS encoding DMT family transporter yields MSVNMIGALLMMASMACFTLNDTMLKLTAGAIPLFQLLFVRSLITCGLIIATKDRLGRLHFDIAAKDWYIIAARAITEVLISYFFLTALFNMPLANLTAIMQVVPLAVTLASALILREAVGWRRMLAIAVGFIGVLMIVKPGADGFNLWSIYALVAVLGVTFRDLITRRLSPTVPSMTVTLVTAATVMGTAGLASLGTPWVAIAPVSWLLILGSAVSILGGYFFSIQVMRSGDVSYTAPFRYTGLIWALILGWFVFDEWPGMLTMIGATIVVATGIFTFYRERRLSLR; encoded by the coding sequence ATGTCGGTGAATATGATCGGCGCGCTACTGATGATGGCGTCGATGGCCTGCTTTACACTCAATGACACAATGCTGAAACTGACTGCCGGAGCGATCCCGTTGTTCCAGTTGTTGTTCGTTCGTAGTCTGATTACCTGTGGGCTGATTATCGCGACGAAAGACCGGTTGGGCCGGCTACATTTCGATATTGCTGCCAAGGATTGGTACATCATCGCAGCCAGAGCGATCACCGAAGTTCTGATCTCGTATTTCTTCCTGACAGCACTGTTCAATATGCCTTTGGCAAACCTGACGGCGATTATGCAGGTCGTTCCGCTGGCGGTTACCCTGGCTTCCGCGCTGATCCTGCGCGAGGCGGTAGGGTGGCGGCGTATGCTGGCGATTGCAGTTGGATTTATAGGGGTTTTGATGATCGTTAAGCCGGGGGCGGACGGGTTCAATCTTTGGTCGATTTACGCTCTTGTCGCGGTGCTGGGGGTGACATTCCGTGATTTGATCACGCGGCGTTTGTCGCCGACCGTGCCTTCGATGACTGTCACTCTGGTCACAGCGGCCACAGTTATGGGCACTGCTGGCCTTGCCTCACTCGGGACACCTTGGGTCGCTATCGCGCCGGTATCGTGGCTGCTGATATTGGGATCAGCCGTGAGCATCCTTGGCGGATATTTCTTTTCTATTCAGGTGATGCGGTCCGGCGATGTCTCCTACACGGCGCCGTTCCGCTATACCGGTTTGATCTGGGCGTTGATCCTTGGCTGGTTTGTTTTTGACGAATGGCCCGGAATGCTGACAATGATCGGTGCCACGATCGTTGTGGCGACAGGCATCTTTACCTTCTACCGCGAACGGCGCTTGTCACTTCGATAG
- a CDS encoding response regulator encodes MLLNQSKDFNILLVEDNDLDVAMLKRGLKKLGIAGSIVRAGDGLQALDILTEDLDKSVLPHPFAILLDINMPRMNGHEFLSALRADERLKDAWVTVFTTSDNDKDVSLAYQNHANGYIVKPNSAAELHRVLKSLKNYWDTCEHQVSAAV; translated from the coding sequence ATGCTGCTTAATCAGTCCAAAGATTTCAACATTCTGCTGGTCGAGGATAACGACCTTGATGTTGCAATGCTAAAACGCGGATTGAAAAAGCTGGGCATCGCGGGCTCGATCGTGCGTGCCGGCGATGGTCTGCAAGCGCTTGATATCCTGACGGAAGATCTGGACAAGAGCGTTCTTCCCCACCCTTTCGCGATCCTTCTGGATATCAACATGCCGCGCATGAACGGGCACGAATTCCTTTCGGCCTTGCGGGCCGATGAAAGGTTGAAAGATGCCTGGGTTACAGTTTTCACAACTTCTGACAACGACAAGGATGTGAGCCTTGCCTATCAAAACCACGCCAATGGCTACATCGTAAAACCGAACTCTGCGGCAGAACTTCACAGGGTCCTCAAGTCGCTTAAGAATTATTGGGATACCTGCGAGCATCAGGTCAGCGCAGCAGTTTGA
- a CDS encoding putative rhamnosyl transferase, whose product MVSAPCPSLEAPMQTIGICRFSYPGDGGFQVEHRSLRERIDYLYAPARMHERFATFETMMLPPLKAQSDDDFTLLIVIGDSLPPVYRDRLEAAVEHMPQAVIQAHQPGPHRKVMQEAINSVRRFDGDACLQFRMDDDDAVACTYIEHLRQAAYDVLPMASRHRHIAIDFNQGFIARPSADGLSVAPTNVPYTTAALALMFRPDLPLSVMNFAHMKVGQKMPTVTFSGEDMLIRGHNDHNDSRQKPGTRAPKLAPLDAAGKAHIKATFNIDADAVAKAFATPLSK is encoded by the coding sequence ATGGTATCCGCACCCTGCCCAAGCCTTGAGGCCCCCATGCAAACCATCGGCATTTGTCGCTTTTCCTACCCCGGTGACGGCGGATTTCAGGTGGAGCACCGCAGCCTGAGAGAACGCATCGATTACCTCTATGCGCCCGCCCGCATGCACGAGCGGTTTGCCACTTTCGAGACTATGATGCTGCCCCCCCTCAAGGCACAGTCCGACGACGATTTTACCCTGCTGATCGTGATCGGCGACAGCCTCCCTCCTGTCTACCGTGACAGGCTGGAAGCGGCGGTAGAGCATATGCCACAAGCCGTCATTCAAGCGCATCAGCCCGGTCCACACCGCAAAGTCATGCAAGAGGCGATCAACAGTGTCCGTCGGTTTGACGGGGACGCCTGTCTGCAATTCCGGATGGATGACGACGATGCAGTTGCCTGCACCTACATCGAACATCTGCGTCAAGCCGCTTATGACGTACTGCCCATGGCCTCCAGACACCGCCATATCGCTATCGACTTTAATCAGGGCTTCATCGCTCGGCCGTCAGCTGACGGTCTGTCAGTCGCGCCAACCAATGTGCCGTATACCACCGCCGCGCTGGCGCTGATGTTTCGTCCCGATCTACCGTTGAGCGTGATGAACTTTGCCCATATGAAAGTCGGCCAAAAGATGCCCACGGTCACCTTTTCGGGAGAGGACATGTTGATCCGCGGACACAATGACCACAACGATTCGCGCCAGAAACCCGGCACACGAGCCCCGAAACTGGCACCTCTTGATGCGGCGGGCAAAGCGCATATTAAAGCGACCTTTAACATCGATGCGGATGCTGTTGCCAAGGCCTTCGCCACACCTCTATCGAAGTGA
- the rpsL gene encoding 30S ribosomal protein S12, with amino-acid sequence MPTIQQLIRKPRQPKRKTSKSMHLEQCPQKRGVCTRVYTTTPKKPNSAMRKVAKVRLTNGFEVISYIPGESHNLQEHSVVLIRGGRVKDLPGVRYHILRGVLDTQGVKDRKQRRSKYGAKRPK; translated from the coding sequence ATGCCAACGATCCAACAGCTGATCCGCAAGCCGCGGCAGCCGAAACGCAAGACTTCTAAATCCATGCACCTTGAGCAGTGCCCGCAAAAGCGCGGCGTTTGCACACGTGTATATACAACCACACCAAAGAAACCGAACTCCGCGATGCGGAAGGTTGCCAAGGTTCGCCTGACCAACGGTTTTGAAGTGATTTCCTACATCCCTGGTGAAAGCCACAACCTTCAGGAGCACTCTGTGGTTCTGATCCGCGGCGGTCGTGTAAAAGACCTTCCCGGTGTGCGTTACCACATCCTGCGCGGTGTTCTGGATACACAGGGCGTTAAAGACCGTAAGCAGCGTCGCTCCAAGTACGGCGCGAAGCGTCCCAAGTAA
- a CDS encoding CHASE domain-containing protein, protein MSITSVIRSTLGGRINLFHVWVVCLSMALTISAWLFSVHQIETRIENRFFDTRDRVIGLINDRMVKYEDTLRSGVAAIHSHGGDITFQQWSVFANTLHIEEKYPGINGIGVIHYQEADSLDDYLRIQRQTRPDFEIYPRHVVGIYMPITYIEPLNINAAAVGLDVAHEVNRRTAALAARDTGKAQITGPIVLVQDETSTPGFLFYVPFYSVEAPTSVEDRQRYFRGAVYAPFVVHKLMQGLLAHELRDVRVSIRDADSIIFDEHLAEMNGTDPDPMFTDEVSINMYGRAWVLDIRTDLRFREANTFAQPTIILIAGLVVEALIVALLFFLSRANRRAINYARKVTGSLRDEKAKLAKANKLLQIKNEEMEQFAYIASHDLKTPIRGIGGLAEMIEEDLGDYFTSQSANPDVARNLSHIQDRVRHMNELTKSILNFSQITAAESDALPLKLEDAVADLRADFGLELHQLTLSGDVETVVVDASNFRRVLENLVSNAIKYHDGKRLLQINLSARSLGPNCEVKVSDNGPGISEKFHRKIFDIFQTLQASGGPESTGIGLAIVRKAVNLHGGQVTVTSTKGEGATFTFDWPLTHTRKDVPNAA, encoded by the coding sequence ATGAGCATCACCTCGGTGATACGCAGTACATTGGGTGGAAGGATAAACCTGTTCCATGTCTGGGTCGTGTGCCTATCTATGGCACTGACGATCAGTGCTTGGCTGTTTTCGGTTCACCAGATCGAAACACGCATTGAGAACAGGTTTTTCGATACGCGCGATAGGGTCATCGGCCTCATCAATGACAGGATGGTGAAATACGAGGATACGCTCAGGTCCGGTGTCGCAGCGATTCACTCCCATGGCGGTGATATCACCTTCCAGCAATGGTCCGTCTTCGCCAACACTCTCCATATCGAAGAGAAGTATCCCGGCATTAACGGCATCGGCGTCATCCATTATCAGGAGGCTGATAGCTTGGATGATTATCTACGCATCCAGCGGCAAACTCGACCTGATTTCGAAATCTACCCCAGACATGTTGTGGGGATATACATGCCGATCACCTACATAGAACCGCTCAATATCAACGCGGCGGCCGTCGGCCTTGATGTCGCGCACGAGGTCAACAGACGCACTGCAGCCCTCGCAGCACGGGACACGGGCAAGGCGCAGATTACCGGACCCATTGTTTTAGTTCAGGATGAGACCAGCACGCCCGGTTTTCTGTTCTACGTTCCGTTCTACTCAGTCGAAGCACCGACAAGTGTTGAGGATAGACAAAGATACTTCCGCGGGGCGGTCTATGCTCCCTTCGTTGTTCACAAGCTGATGCAAGGGCTTCTGGCACACGAATTGCGCGATGTGCGCGTCAGCATAAGGGACGCGGACAGTATAATTTTCGATGAGCATTTGGCTGAAATGAACGGAACGGACCCCGATCCGATGTTCACTGATGAGGTCAGCATCAACATGTACGGTCGCGCTTGGGTACTGGATATACGCACGGACCTGAGGTTTCGTGAAGCGAACACTTTCGCCCAACCTACAATCATTCTGATTGCGGGCCTTGTCGTGGAAGCCCTCATTGTCGCATTGCTCTTCTTTCTGTCACGCGCAAACAGAAGGGCAATCAACTATGCCCGAAAAGTCACTGGATCGCTGAGAGACGAGAAGGCCAAACTGGCAAAAGCCAACAAGTTGCTGCAAATCAAAAACGAAGAGATGGAGCAGTTCGCCTATATTGCATCTCATGACCTCAAAACCCCGATACGGGGTATTGGTGGCCTGGCAGAGATGATCGAGGAAGACCTTGGTGACTATTTTACCTCGCAATCGGCAAACCCGGATGTTGCCAGAAACCTGTCACACATTCAGGATCGGGTCCGGCACATGAATGAACTTACTAAAAGCATTCTTAACTTCTCCCAGATCACGGCAGCAGAGTCAGATGCTCTGCCGTTAAAGTTGGAGGACGCGGTGGCCGATTTGCGTGCTGATTTCGGATTGGAGCTGCATCAATTGACACTGAGTGGTGACGTGGAAACAGTCGTCGTAGATGCCTCCAACTTCCGGCGCGTTCTGGAAAACCTCGTGAGCAACGCCATCAAATATCACGATGGGAAACGCCTCCTCCAGATTAATCTGTCCGCCAGATCTCTCGGCCCGAATTGCGAGGTAAAGGTAAGCGATAATGGCCCGGGCATTTCTGAAAAATTCCACAGAAAGATTTTTGATATTTTCCAGACCCTTCAAGCATCAGGCGGGCCGGAGAGTACCGGTATCGGTCTCGCCATCGTTAGAAAGGCCGTAAATTTGCATGGTGGCCAAGTGACCGTCACATCCACCAAGGGAGAGGGGGCCACCTTTACCTTCGACTGGCCGTTGACCCATACGCGCAAGGATGTGCCGAATGCTGCTTAA